In Oryza sativa Japonica Group chromosome 1, ASM3414082v1, the genomic stretch ATTTTTTATGAGAATTAAGCGCTAATCATGTTTGAATTAAGGAGAATTATGAGCAACCTCAGTAGTGGCAaactattgtttttcttttttgctgacGGAAATAATGGAAGCGGTAAAGAAGACCATGTGCCCATTTATAGCTGATCACCGGTTTAATGAACACTGTTTTCATACAGTTGTAGTATACAGTAGTTGGGTTTTTGCTAGGCTGGTTGACCCATTTATAGATGATTACCGGTGTAATGAGTCTATTAAGATTTTAAGATCGCTTTTCACCCATTTATACCTGATCACAGTTTAACAAACGTTGTCATACTCAGGGAGTCAGGATAGATCACATCTGGTTACTTCCAACTCCCTCCAATCCTGAACTTTAATATAGagatgattttttatgggacggagaaagtatataGGAGCCTTTATGCGTCTTTTGCTACCTTGTTTCTAGAGTTAGTATGTTAGTATGTGTTTTATCCAACACTACAAAATGAGGGAACCAAATAGGCATGCTcttcatcatttttttattcAATCCATTCTATGCCATCAACAAAGCTCGGGTTCTACAATATATCACTAACAAAGCTCGGTTTTACAATATACCTTGGAACAACTTATTTTCTTCCTTATATGCCATCAGCGTTAGTCAACCGTTAGTCATACACCATTAAAGGAGAAAGATGGCAATTTTACCCCTAGGATAAAATTGAGATTTTGCACAATGCCATGCCTAATTAAATAATCTTGGATGATAGAAAGACAAGTGATTTCTATTTTTCATCAATGAGAAGAATTAGTGGATcgtgaccaatgaaatccatgATCGTACGCACGGTACCCTAGAGGTAAAATGGACATTTTCTTTCTCTTAACGGAATTAAACTAACCGTTGACTAGCGGCAATGGTATGTAAGTAAGAAAACTAGTTGTTCAACGCTATATTATAAAACTCAGTTTTGTCGGTGGTATATTGTAGAATTCATCCTTTGTCAATGTTATGGAATggattatctcttttttttttcaaaccctAGTAACCAAATAAAACTCAATGGTACTGATTAGATTATCTCTTTTCCTGAATTCTATGCATGCTTAAATGGATGCATGGTCATTTAAAACCAATCACATCGCCTCTTGTGCCATTATCTGACTGGGGCTGATGAACAATGCAAGAATGACAAAGAGTTAGTTGACAGGCTGCTCGTAAATACAAGCGGCCAATGCTGATAGCAGTTGATGCTACTAGCATATATAAACACGAGCGACCAACTGCACTGTGCGTGTACACCATCTTAGCTGGAACGTGCATGCGTACGTTGCCCACATGGCGCTCAAGCCAAcgctcgccgccctcctcttctccctggCCGCCATCCacggcatcgtcgtcgtcgccgtcgacgcggccgctgccgccgtgtcACGGGGTGGGAGCGCGCGACGCATACCGGCCGTCTTCGCCTTCGGGGACTCCACGCTCGACGCGGGCAACAACAACCGCCTCGTCACCGCGGTGCGCGCCGACCACCCGCCCTACGGCCAGGACTTCCCCGGCGGCGCGCCGACGGGGAGGTTCTGCGACGGCAAGATCATGAGCGACTTCCTCGTGGAGGCGCTCGGCGTCAAGGGCCTCCTGCCGGCGTACCACTCCGGCTCCGAAGTCCTcagcgacgccgacgccgccacgggGGTCAGCTTCGCGTCCGGCGGCTCGGGACTCGACGACAGGACGGCGACGAACGCCGGCGTCGCGACGATGGCCTCGCAGATCGCGGACTTTAGCGAGCTCGTCGGGAGGATGGGCGCCGGCAAGGCCGGTGAGGTGGTGAACAAGTCGCTGTTCCTCGTGTCGGCCGGGACGAACGACATGATCATGAATTACTACCTGCTGCCGAGCAAGTACACGCTGGACCAGTATCACGCCCTCCTCATCGGCAAGCTCCGATCGTACATTCAGGTTAATTTCTTCGCGAATTCCATTCGTTTCTTCAGGTTAACTCGGTCCATTTCTAGTGACAGCTACAATGCTGCAAGTTGCATGCGAAACCTTTGAGATTCGGAGATTAGTTAAATTAGTATCTATATCGACGTCACCGTAATGC encodes the following:
- the LOC4327436 gene encoding GDSL esterase/lipase At2g40250: MALKPTLAALLFSLAAIHGIVVVAVDAAAAAVSRGGSARRIPAVFAFGDSTLDAGNNNRLVTAVRADHPPYGQDFPGGAPTGRFCDGKIMSDFLVEALGVKGLLPAYHSGSEVLSDADAATGVSFASGGSGLDDRTATNAGVATMASQIADFSELVGRMGAGKAGEVVNKSLFLVSAGTNDMIMNYYLLPSKYTLDQYHALLIGKLRSYIQSLYNLGARRLLVAGLPPVGCLPVQMTLAALRQPPRPQGCIAEQNAEAEKYNAKLRKMLTKFQSTSPGAKAVYADIYTPLTDMVDHPQKYGFAETGKGCCGTGLLEMGPLCTDLMPTCTTPAQFMFWDSVHPTQATYKAVADHFLRTNMLQFDD